The Xiphias gladius isolate SHS-SW01 ecotype Sanya breed wild chromosome 17, ASM1685928v1, whole genome shotgun sequence genome includes the window AGTCAGCCTGGGATTACTAAATCCAAGGAAGAACTGAGGCAAGatctccaagatgcttggaacaacctaccaGCCAAATACCTTGAGAAACTGTACGTAATTGTGCCAAGGAGAATCTGTGCTGTTTTAAAGCCAAAGGGTGATAAAACCAAATATTTGATTCGATTTAGGTCTTTTCTGTTtaatgcactttttaaaaagttaattgataaataaatgaaaacatttaaatgacagtttgttttttttgaaagcatccaaAAAATTACATCactttttcaaaagtgcttaaaatgtttctgcagtactgtatgtgtcttgtattcctgttgtttgtttttctgttatatttctCTCCCGGTCCTCATTCCTGGTACTTTCATATCATTTTACTGTCCTACGTctccttttattttcacaactgaatgctgctttttacttttcaataaAGCACCGTGTAATGTAGGTTTCAGTAACTACGTATTTTGCTTAAATTAAGGTTGTTACGACTGATCTGAACCAAGCACTGTTTATTACATTGTATCAGTGGACAGGGATAAAGCCGTATGTTTCAGGTGCATTCGGATAAACAACAAGGCCACATAAATGCAACACTTTCCCAGTAAAATGGTGGCAGCCAGCGGATTTCTCGGTCCCCCAGCTCCTACCTGTAGTGGACCCAAGGGAATGGTACACTTGGAGCCCTCCAGACCAGACTCCACCTTCTTGCGTGGCTGCGGAGCCTGAGAGCCCACGCTTTCGAAGGACGTGCATCTAGTTTAGGTTAAGGTTTGCCATCGTGTCGAGCAATCATTGGTGCACAGTCAACACAAATAATgggaaacaagacaaaaataaaacaatgagaGATGAGCACATGAAACACTGGAAGCAAACAAAGTGAATGGCAGCTCCCAGTGGTTTGACAGAGATAATGAAAGCAGTGACACACCCTGGGAGGAGACTAGAGTCGCACCAGCGGGATTTAAAGTACTATCCAACTGGAGCTGATGCAGCTTCCAAGTACTTGgtctcaaattttaaaatggagCTAACGTAAATCCTCAAAAATGGCTGGGGGCTTCGTTTACCTCAGCGGCATAGAgaaccaggcctttatttgagaCAGCCTTACATTAGCAAAAAAAAGTACGTGAACCTTTAggaattacctgcatttatatataaatttgtcttaaaatgttgtcagatcttcatctaagttacaattatcaacaaacacaatctattttaactaataaacAAATCATTGAATCATTCTTGTAAATATATATTGAATacatctttaaaacatttacagtgaagGTCGGAAAAAGTACTTTAATGGTAATGACGAATAACaaagctaactggagtcaggaATCAAtaaacctggagtccagtcaatgGGACAATGCCTCGCAAAAGagagatctcagaagacttatGATCAAGAATTTCTGATTTTCATAAAGTCGGAAAGGGTCAAAGATTTTAGATATTGATCAGTCCACAGTCGGACAAACAGTCTATAAATGGAGAggatttagttctgtggctactctccctagaagcGGTCGCCCGggctaagatgactccaaaaGCAAAACGCAGACgctcagtgaggtaaaaaagaagCCCAGGGCGACGGCTAAAGGCtcaaaggaatcattggagctgggtatcatctctgttcatgagtctacccTACGCAAATCATGGCGTATGGCCGCGTGGAGCGCGGCGTAATCGTTAGCTGCAGCGCTGCTGTTAATTGATTTGTACTTGGATTGATAACTGCATCAGTCCGTCCATTAAATTATTCAGTCCttggactgttttaaaaaaacggGTTATCAGTGCACCtctatatataaatgtatgtacagttaGAGAGGCTGTTTACCTGACAAACTCAACTTTGGCTATATGAGCTTAATTATGagctgtggctgttttttcctgtcatttcaaGGTAACTGAACACCGTCAACAAAACACCATGAACCATTTTTGTTTACTAAACatgtttcatcaaaaaaaaaaaaaaaaaagctgctgatgGAGGTAGGATAGCTTGACAGAGACAGACGAGGAAGACGGTGCATAGTTTTGGGTGCTGGAGGCAAAATACGATGGACAATGATGAGACAACATGCTGACAACAAGCTAACTGAGGATGTTAATAGAAAGCGTTGCTGTGAAATTAGTTGTGTTTACACACTGTCATGGAGGAATGTGACTGGCACCAGTGCAAAGAGCAACCCCAAAGATCGCTGGTTCTTCAGCTGACAGGCTCAAACCATCCACCAGCCAAGCAGAAGCCTGCAGCGCCTTGATGCTAATTTCAACATCAATGGCAGCTCTCGTACTTATGGTTCAGTATGTTGTTTTCTCATTGAGAATGAATGGAGTGGCAGGAGCATGTTAGGTAGACATGGTCAAACTACCTCAAGCATAGACGGGAAAACTAAGTCTAGTTTCTGACaatgttttaaacaaagatGTTATTAATTAGTAACAACACCAGGTCATCCAAACAGTGCAAAATGCACAGTTTTTGTCCAAAGGTAAACACGGAGACTGTGAACCCTGCTCCCATGCAGAAAGCGTTAGTGAGGTGTTACGGTTCGATGATTACATCtctgaaggagagaaagaaagattactgggggggggggtgattcTGGGATTGAGCAGGTTTCCTCAATCACAGAACCCATCCGTGGAACTTACCTTGCATTTCAACAATTCCAATAACAGCAAACATCTCTTCTATACGAGATTCACTTGCTGAGAGCTGAATTTTTTTAGACAACAGCAGGGCTCTGTGATGTAGCATCCTCATCACCTTTGTAATTCAACATTCATCATTCaggaaaatacaattttttaagtGTTACTCATCTTGGTTTTCCCTGCTTGTAAAATAACACTTTAATTCCTCTAATTAAGACTAGttagtgtgtgttatttttacaaTGACCACGTGGCTCTTTGAGCATTAACTTTACACACGTTGCTGGCAACTATCAGGTTGTGTGACTGCAGtgaacttttccttttaattcaTCCATTCAAATTGCTTTACCTACAACTTTTTATACAACAGTGtaacaaatattacattaaattgaCAATAAAAACTggcactaaaaataaaatatatatatatatatatatatatatatacttgtTCTGGTAACACATTACTTTAACTCTCCTATTAGGCATTTATAAGCAGTGtacaaacattaaataaatggcTTATAATGCACTATATCGTAGTTGTAcgcagatataaggacattcttaagtgtttatttatgtacagAGGTTGTCAACGATTATAGCTTTTCATGTAAAgatgttttatattaatataactGTGTCTTGtcatttattatctgtttatactCCAACATCCACTCAACGGGTGTCCACAGGAGTCgctgacaaacacattcataaagACTTGTATCTGCTCACAACTACATTATAGAGTGTTATAGACCATGTATTAAATGTTCATATACTGCTTAGAAATGCTCAACAGGAGGCTCAAGGTAACAATTTTCTTGTGAGCCTCAAATTTCTTTCTGAATCCCactccttatttttttttttcggaagCCGGGTCTGCCGTTGTATTGCTGTAGCGGTGGTAATGTGAGATATCGGCCATAGTGGAAACAAGTAAGAAGGCACTCACCCTTCATAATCATGGCGGTTGTGCAGCACCCTCATGACAACGCAGGCACCTACAGCAATGAGGATGAGCAGAACTAACGCGCCACAAACTGCTCCAACTATAAGGGTAGTGTTGCTCTGAGGCAGCGATTCTGgacacaacaaacacagaagcgacaacattcattcattcattgttcaAACAATAGGAACACTACTGCTGTACTGTAGTGTAGCAGATACTGTCCAGGGGGGTTTTGACTTCCAGTTTCAATCCCCAGCTGGGAGTTTCACTTATACCAGGCTATCTGCCAGCAAACAAAAGGTCTGTGTGTTTAGGAAAAATACCGAGGAAGTTATATAGTTAGagctaggaaaaaaaaaaaaaaaaaaccaacaaccacATTTTGATAAATACACAAACGTGTTCTACTTTGGTACTGTACTGCTTTCTAGACACAAATGGCTGACAAAGAGCAAACTCTCCTCCAGAGGGTGGAGCAACCACTGATGAGCCAAAAGATAACAAGTCGTCACATGCACGCGTGAGCTTCATGTAACTGAAAACCCGTTACAAGAATGTACCTGTGTGACTTCTCAGAGTTGGAACGGCTTTTATATTTCGGGTATACCCGGTCTCACGGTGCTATTATACTGCCGGGTGTGTGAGGAGCAGAGAAGTTTACCTTGTCCTTGGCTGGAAGGTGTGTATTAACTTTTAATAGCCGGACACCTGTGACATAGATGTTTCGGGGGTTTTTTTGCTGTTCAAAACTAATGTGGCCATAATAAACTGTAGGTAAATACAACACTTTTATGCTCAGCTAATGATGATGGATCTAGtatttttttgtgggggggggggttcttaatttaattttaaagcttttaatacCCTTTAGGGTCTTTTTTGAGGGAgctgaattcagttttttcaagacatttcaagacctgcagataccccGGCATCACAAATTCACGGTGTCCCAACCCAGCTGATTTCTATCCTATTCTGCAGCCTTTCACAGTTAACTTCTAGTTGCAGGTCTTTTGTTTTACATGACTGATTAACTAGATTTAGAGATGACTAAACTGAGATTTAGAGAAGTTTTAAAGGTAATACTTTTTGGTTTACAAGTAGATTTAAAGTGTGGTGCAGCAGCATTTTAAGATAAACCATGTCTTGCTCCTGGTTTTCATTAGGTGTTGCAACCCACCTACTGTGTCCAAAATGGCCCCGATCCAGTCAGTTACATTTGATTATAGTTACAAAATTGTAAACCTcggggaaaaaaagccacattaacAGGGAAAAGTTCCCTCTTTGCctggaaacagaaaagattCAGCACAGTGAGGCAGACTGCAGACTCAGACTACTCCACACACTGTTTTCTCACAACGTCCACACagcatgcatgcgtgtgtgtgtgtgtgtgtgtgagtgagtaggTGAACACATCTGACAAGAGTCTGGTAAAGGCCAAAATCCTGCTCAAATGGTACCAAGAAgcaggaacatttaaaaaagcatctTTGTATTCCTCTGTTTCTTAAAACACAGTCTCAAActtcaactgaaaaacaatttaaatttgtttcaaTGAATTCCGCATTCGGTTGGTTTCAGCGCATCAATTTGAAAAGAAATCTGAGCATTCACCTTTCACGACGACCCTGAGCTCTGTTCGAGCCGGTGTTCCAGTTATGTCTGGCGGGTTCCTCACGTCGCAGAAGTAGGTACCGTTGTCGCTGAACTGAGCCGGACTCAGCTGTATTGACACGTCCCTCTTGTTGATGTCTCCAATAAACTGCACTCTGTCTTTGAACTCAAGTGGTCCCTGGAATTCTCTCCCACTGGTTAAATAGAAAATCTACAACGGGAAGGAACATCGGGTTAAACCTCGTATACTGGAAACCCATCTACAAGTCGAAAATGAAACTCAAAACGGAAACAAAAACTCACACCTATCAATTAGTCGAGACAATTCACCATTTGTCTAACAAATATTAGTGAGCTAGTTAGCTAAGCTTTATCTAACCAGGAAATCTCACTGAAATCAGAATCTCTGCTGCAAGAAAGGCCTCAGTTCAaactacatacacacaagatcacaacaataaaattgattcacacaaaacaaccatcatacacgcacacacacacacacacacacacacacacacacacacacacacacacacacacacacacacacacacaaattaaaacgGTAACAAAT containing:
- the mpzl1l gene encoding myelin protein zero-like 1 like isoform X1, with translation MEPKWPNTICKRVLLTGFTLCVVLVTKPTSAIDIYADPEVMMQNGTTGIIRCTFKSNEVVSSSTSVTWSFQSSQPDNQFSKGPYVIFYLTSGREFQGPLEFKDRVQFIGDINKRDVSIQLSPAQFSDNGTYFCDVRNPPDITGTPARTELRVVVKESLPQSNTTLIVGAVCGALVLLILIAVGACVVMRVLHNRHDYEGCTSFESVGSQAPQPRKKVESGLEGSKCTIPLGPLQVGAGGPRNPLAATILLGKCCIYVALLFIRMHLKHTALSLSTDTM
- the mpzl1l gene encoding myelin protein zero-like 1 like isoform X2 — protein: MEPKWPNTICKRVLLTGFTLCVVLVTKPTSAIDIYADPEVMMQNGTTGIIRCTFKSNEVVSSSTSVTWSFQSSQPDNQFSKGPYVIFYLTSGREFQGPLEFKDRVQFIGDINKRDVSIQLSPAQFSDNGTYFCDVRNPPDITGTPARTELRVVVKESLPQSNTTLIVGAVCGALVLLILIAVGACVVMRVLHNRHDYEGCTSFESVGSQAPQPRKKVESGLEGSKCTIPLGPLQGPVIYAQLDHSGSKNSFHKMEPVVYADIRKN